The window TTCAGGCAATATCGAATTACTGCAGAACCTGAAGCCTGTGGGGCAACTTACTTATTTAACAGGGATGAATCCAACTGTAACAAACCTGACTGTTGACAGTGGTTTCAATAACTACCGGATAAAAAAAGGTGCAGATGAAATAGCCAGCTGGCTGTTTGCCAATGAAGGATTGAACCTTTCTTTTTTTGTGCGATTCAATGATTCCATCAAAAGCAAAATACTTTTCCTGACAGATAATCTTGATACAACAGGTCTTGGTAAAAACTCAAAGATCAGGTTAGTGCATATGAGCCCGGATATTGATACTGTTGACTTGGTTACCAACCGCCCTTCAAATCTCACTCAGGATTCAGCAATCATCAGCAGTAGGGATTATTCTGGGAAACATAGCCAGGCGGATATACTTACATTCAGCGGATTTCAGAGTTTTTATGCTGACTCAGTTGTTACCATTAAAATCAGGAAGAAATCAAACAGCAGTATTGTAAAGCAATACCAGTTCAACTTTAA is drawn from Chitinophagaceae bacterium and contains these coding sequences:
- a CDS encoding DUF4397 domain-containing protein: MRVNTFMWQLILILSIAFYSCNKKDIVKGTTTQLKLINASPNSGNIELLQNLKPVGQLTYLTGMNPTVTNLTVDSGFNNYRIKKGADEIASWLFANEGLNLSFFVRFNDSIKSKILFLTDNLDTTGLGKNSKIRLVHMSPDIDTVDLVTNRPSNLTQDSAIISSRDYSGKHSQADILTFSGFQSFYADSVVTIKIRKKSNSSIVKQYQFNFKKGTIYSLLLKGYAARAGKDSLSLSIIQHN